One part of the Oncorhynchus kisutch isolate 150728-3 linkage group LG22, Okis_V2, whole genome shotgun sequence genome encodes these proteins:
- the LOC109867543 gene encoding E3 ubiquitin-protein ligase Hakai isoform X1 has product MYQNDTDLQGTDGSGILGGPDVRRRIPIKLISKQPVRNKAVNHSQRPLSRLPSKTQSNDEGKHDGGLKEREAHPELPFMPIVFLNVLEGFGFKQEDRFERKSGDALGNQRRFPQPVFWDYKLNLVGKKDDTPVHFCEICGLPIKLYGRMIPCKHVFCYDCALLHEKKMEKMCPGLTLYSCTDPVQRIEQCLRGLLYMCSIVPGCKRTYLSQRDLQAHVNHRHMRASKAAGGGILPRLEPLHPQLASEPPDHFRRLPLPPLAKGHPLIPPQLQGHDPYGQPPPASPSTPSSELGPSGLHRPPLGQETFRIATLTTRKHSNLITVPIQDDSGDSPLPQSAQGMPPPHQHQGDYPGQPHHLMALPPQQQHYGPPPQPPPTLSHPMQHLPQGSGTPHLVYNQVPPMSSGLPPITPPPGHIMGQMPPYMNHPPPPGPLPQHSGPPVNTPPPHHYNPSSMQQDRGTLSPPFNQPGGLSPGMWPAPRGTHPQRMPGPPPHGQMPGPPQHPDQSRYHPYYQ; this is encoded by the exons ATGTACCAAAATG ACACTGATCTACAAGGCACTGATGGTTCAGGCATTCTTGGGGGCCCTGATGTACGCAGACGGATCCCCATTAAGCTGATATCCAAGCAGCCAGTCAGAAACAAGGCTGTTAACCACTCACAGAGACCCTTAAGCAGACTGCCCTCCAAAACCCAGTCTAATGATGAAGGTAAGCATGATGGTGGCTTGAAGGAGAGAGAAGCACATCCAGAATTGCCATTCATGCCAATTGTATTCCTTAATGTTCTAGAGGGCTTTGGGTTCAAGCAGGAAGATAGATTTGAGCGCAAGTCTGGAGATGCGTTAGGCAACCAGAGGAGGTTCCCTCAGCCCGTGTTCTGGGACTACAAA CTGAATCTGGTTGGCAAAAAGGACGACACGCCAGTTCATTTCTGTGAGATATGTGGCCTTCCCATAAAGCTCTATGGACGCATG ATTCCCTGCAAGCATGTATTTTGCTATGATTGTGCCCTGCTCCATGAGAAGAAGATGGAAAAGATGTGTCCAGG TCTCACCCTATACAGCTGCACAGATCCGGTCCAGCGGATCGAGCAGTGCCTGCGGGGCCTCCTCTACATGTGCAGCATCGTTCCGGGCTGCAAGCGCACCTACTTGTCCCAGCGCGACCTGCAGGCCCATGTCAACCACCGACACATGAGGGCATCCAAGGCTGCAGGAGGGGGCATTCTACCACGCCTTGAGCCCTTGCATCCACAACTGGCCTCAGAGCCACCTGACCACTTCCGTCGACTACCACTGCCCCCCTTGGCCAAAGGACACCCCCTCATACCCCCACAGCTGCAGGGACACGACCCCTATGGTCAGCCCCCTCCCGCCTCTCCGTCAACCCCCTCCTCTGAACTGGGCCCCTCTGGTCTCCATCGCCCCCCACTGGGTCAGGAGACGTTCCGCATTGCCACGTTGACTACTCGCAAGCACAGCAACCTCATCACTGTGCCCATTCAGGATGACTCTGGGGACTCGCCCCTTCCCCAGTCTGCCCAGGGCATGCCCCCTCCCCACCAGCATCAGGGAGACTACCCTGGCCAGCCCCACCACCTGATGGCCCTCCCACCCCAGCAGCAGCACTACGGCCCACCCCCTCAGCCGCCACCCACCCTCAGCCACCCTATGCAGCACCTGCCTCAGGGCTCCGGGACGCCTCATCTGGTCTACAACCAGGTCCCTCCCATGTCCTCAGGCCTGCCTCCTATCACCCCACCACCCGGACACATCATGGGCCAGATGCCTCCCTACATGAACCACCCACCTCCCCCAGGCCCCCTGCCCCAACACAGTGGTCCTCCTGTTAACACGCCCCCTCCCCACCACTACAATCCAAGCTCCATGCAGCAGGATCGGGGCACTCTTAGCCCGCCCTTTAATCAGCCCGGGGGACTGAGCCCAGGGATGTGGCCAGCCCCCAGGGGCACTCACCCGCAACGCATGCCGGGGCCCCCACCCCATGGCCAGATGCCTGGTCCTCCCCAGCACCCAGACCAGTCCCGCTACCACCCTTACTATCAGTAA
- the LOC109867543 gene encoding E3 ubiquitin-protein ligase Hakai isoform X4 has translation MIPCKHVFCYDCALLHEKKMEKMCPGLTLYSCTDPVQRIEQCLRGLLYMCSIVPGCKRTYLSQRDLQAHVNHRHMRASKAAGGGILPRLEPLHPQLASEPPDHFRRLPLPPLAKGHPLIPPQLQGHDPYGQPPPASPSTPSSELGPSGLHRPPLGQETFRIATLTTRKHSNLITVPIQDDSGDSPLPQSAQGMPPPHQHQGDYPGQPHHLMALPPQQQHYGPPPQPPPTLSHPMQHLPQGSGTPHLVYNQVPPMSSGLPPITPPPGHIMGQMPPYMNHPPPPGPLPQHSGPPVNTPPPHHYNPSSMQQDRGTLSPPFNQPGGLSPGMWPAPRGTHPQRMPGPPPHGQMPGPPQHPDQSRYHPYYQ, from the exons ATG ATTCCCTGCAAGCATGTATTTTGCTATGATTGTGCCCTGCTCCATGAGAAGAAGATGGAAAAGATGTGTCCAGG TCTCACCCTATACAGCTGCACAGATCCGGTCCAGCGGATCGAGCAGTGCCTGCGGGGCCTCCTCTACATGTGCAGCATCGTTCCGGGCTGCAAGCGCACCTACTTGTCCCAGCGCGACCTGCAGGCCCATGTCAACCACCGACACATGAGGGCATCCAAGGCTGCAGGAGGGGGCATTCTACCACGCCTTGAGCCCTTGCATCCACAACTGGCCTCAGAGCCACCTGACCACTTCCGTCGACTACCACTGCCCCCCTTGGCCAAAGGACACCCCCTCATACCCCCACAGCTGCAGGGACACGACCCCTATGGTCAGCCCCCTCCCGCCTCTCCGTCAACCCCCTCCTCTGAACTGGGCCCCTCTGGTCTCCATCGCCCCCCACTGGGTCAGGAGACGTTCCGCATTGCCACGTTGACTACTCGCAAGCACAGCAACCTCATCACTGTGCCCATTCAGGATGACTCTGGGGACTCGCCCCTTCCCCAGTCTGCCCAGGGCATGCCCCCTCCCCACCAGCATCAGGGAGACTACCCTGGCCAGCCCCACCACCTGATGGCCCTCCCACCCCAGCAGCAGCACTACGGCCCACCCCCTCAGCCGCCACCCACCCTCAGCCACCCTATGCAGCACCTGCCTCAGGGCTCCGGGACGCCTCATCTGGTCTACAACCAGGTCCCTCCCATGTCCTCAGGCCTGCCTCCTATCACCCCACCACCCGGACACATCATGGGCCAGATGCCTCCCTACATGAACCACCCACCTCCCCCAGGCCCCCTGCCCCAACACAGTGGTCCTCCTGTTAACACGCCCCCTCCCCACCACTACAATCCAAGCTCCATGCAGCAGGATCGGGGCACTCTTAGCCCGCCCTTTAATCAGCCCGGGGGACTGAGCCCAGGGATGTGGCCAGCCCCCAGGGGCACTCACCCGCAACGCATGCCGGGGCCCCCACCCCATGGCCAGATGCCTGGTCCTCCCCAGCACCCAGACCAGTCCCGCTACCACCCTTACTATCAGTAA
- the sycp3 gene encoding synaptonemal complex protein 3, with the protein MASTGRKQSKKTKHAEDSTDIKSFDFALEDEKTGLSCSEDDIREDETPVVDKMAKKRSFEEDDLKVGVGNEVQTMLERFGADISKAMQAKRKRLETFTKSSLKGSNQKLEQLWNTQYAQRQKLTQEYSQQVSSVLQQWEIDAQKSEDQEEKLNNLFRQQQKLFQQARVVQSQKLKTIKELYEQFIKNMEEMEKSHETFLQGAQVELKKEMAVLQKKVMMDTQQQEMATVRKSLQSMLF; encoded by the exons ATGGCCTCCACTGGGAGAAAACAGTCAAAGAAAACGAAGCATGCAGAAGACTCAACTGACATAAAATCGTTTGATTTCGCTCTTGAGGACGAAAAGACAGGACTGAGTTGTTCAGAGGATGACATCCGAGAAg ATGAAACTCCTGTTGTTGACAAGATGGCCAAGAAAAGGTCATTTGAGGAGGATGATCTAAAAGTTGGAGTGGG GAACGAGGTACAAACCATGTTGGAGAGATTTGGAG CTGATATAAGCAAAGCCATGCAAGCCAAGAGGAAACGTTTAGAGACCTTCACCAAGAGCTCACTGAAGGGCAGCAATCAGAAACTGGAGCAGCTGTGGAATACCCAGTATGCACAAAG GCAGAAGCTGACTCAGGAGTACTCACAGCAGGTGTCATCTGTGCTGCAGCAATGGGAGATTGATGCACAGAAATCCGAGGATCAGGAGGAAAAATTGAAT AACTTGTTTCGCCAGCAACAAAAACTGTTCCAGCAGGCTAGAGTGGTGCAAAGCCAGAAACTGAAAACCATCAAAGAGCTATACGAGCAGTTCATTAAG AacatggaggagatggagaagagcCATGAGACCTTCTTGCAGGGGGCACAGGTGGAGCTGAAGAAGGAGATGGCAGTGTTGCAGAAGAAAGTTATGATGGACACT cAACAGCAAGAGATGGCCACTGTCCGCAAGTCTCTTCAGTCTATGCTGTTCTAG
- the LOC109867543 gene encoding E3 ubiquitin-protein ligase Hakai isoform X2, with the protein MYQNDTDLQGTDGSGILGGPDVRRRIPIKLISKQPVRNKAVNHSQRPLSRLPSKTQSNDEEGFGFKQEDRFERKSGDALGNQRRFPQPVFWDYKLNLVGKKDDTPVHFCEICGLPIKLYGRMIPCKHVFCYDCALLHEKKMEKMCPGLTLYSCTDPVQRIEQCLRGLLYMCSIVPGCKRTYLSQRDLQAHVNHRHMRASKAAGGGILPRLEPLHPQLASEPPDHFRRLPLPPLAKGHPLIPPQLQGHDPYGQPPPASPSTPSSELGPSGLHRPPLGQETFRIATLTTRKHSNLITVPIQDDSGDSPLPQSAQGMPPPHQHQGDYPGQPHHLMALPPQQQHYGPPPQPPPTLSHPMQHLPQGSGTPHLVYNQVPPMSSGLPPITPPPGHIMGQMPPYMNHPPPPGPLPQHSGPPVNTPPPHHYNPSSMQQDRGTLSPPFNQPGGLSPGMWPAPRGTHPQRMPGPPPHGQMPGPPQHPDQSRYHPYYQ; encoded by the exons ATGTACCAAAATG ACACTGATCTACAAGGCACTGATGGTTCAGGCATTCTTGGGGGCCCTGATGTACGCAGACGGATCCCCATTAAGCTGATATCCAAGCAGCCAGTCAGAAACAAGGCTGTTAACCACTCACAGAGACCCTTAAGCAGACTGCCCTCCAAAACCCAGTCTAATGATGAAG AGGGCTTTGGGTTCAAGCAGGAAGATAGATTTGAGCGCAAGTCTGGAGATGCGTTAGGCAACCAGAGGAGGTTCCCTCAGCCCGTGTTCTGGGACTACAAA CTGAATCTGGTTGGCAAAAAGGACGACACGCCAGTTCATTTCTGTGAGATATGTGGCCTTCCCATAAAGCTCTATGGACGCATG ATTCCCTGCAAGCATGTATTTTGCTATGATTGTGCCCTGCTCCATGAGAAGAAGATGGAAAAGATGTGTCCAGG TCTCACCCTATACAGCTGCACAGATCCGGTCCAGCGGATCGAGCAGTGCCTGCGGGGCCTCCTCTACATGTGCAGCATCGTTCCGGGCTGCAAGCGCACCTACTTGTCCCAGCGCGACCTGCAGGCCCATGTCAACCACCGACACATGAGGGCATCCAAGGCTGCAGGAGGGGGCATTCTACCACGCCTTGAGCCCTTGCATCCACAACTGGCCTCAGAGCCACCTGACCACTTCCGTCGACTACCACTGCCCCCCTTGGCCAAAGGACACCCCCTCATACCCCCACAGCTGCAGGGACACGACCCCTATGGTCAGCCCCCTCCCGCCTCTCCGTCAACCCCCTCCTCTGAACTGGGCCCCTCTGGTCTCCATCGCCCCCCACTGGGTCAGGAGACGTTCCGCATTGCCACGTTGACTACTCGCAAGCACAGCAACCTCATCACTGTGCCCATTCAGGATGACTCTGGGGACTCGCCCCTTCCCCAGTCTGCCCAGGGCATGCCCCCTCCCCACCAGCATCAGGGAGACTACCCTGGCCAGCCCCACCACCTGATGGCCCTCCCACCCCAGCAGCAGCACTACGGCCCACCCCCTCAGCCGCCACCCACCCTCAGCCACCCTATGCAGCACCTGCCTCAGGGCTCCGGGACGCCTCATCTGGTCTACAACCAGGTCCCTCCCATGTCCTCAGGCCTGCCTCCTATCACCCCACCACCCGGACACATCATGGGCCAGATGCCTCCCTACATGAACCACCCACCTCCCCCAGGCCCCCTGCCCCAACACAGTGGTCCTCCTGTTAACACGCCCCCTCCCCACCACTACAATCCAAGCTCCATGCAGCAGGATCGGGGCACTCTTAGCCCGCCCTTTAATCAGCCCGGGGGACTGAGCCCAGGGATGTGGCCAGCCCCCAGGGGCACTCACCCGCAACGCATGCCGGGGCCCCCACCCCATGGCCAGATGCCTGGTCCTCCCCAGCACCCAGACCAGTCCCGCTACCACCCTTACTATCAGTAA
- the actr6 gene encoding actin-related protein 6 codes for MTTLVLDNGAYSAKIGYSHEKVSVIPNCQFRSKTSRLKTFTANQLDEIKDPSGLFYILPFQKGYLVNWDVQRKVWDHLFGKEMFKVDFADTSVVITEPYFNFTSIQESMNEILFEEYQFQAALRINAGSLSAHRYFQMNNQELCCIVVDSGFSFTHIVPYCRGKKMKDGICRINVGGKLLTNHLKEIISYRQLHVMDETHVINQVKEDVCYVSQDFYKDMDIAQLKGEDNTVMRDYVLPDFSSIKKGFCKPREEMNFTGKYKTGEQILRLANERFAVPEMLFHPSDIGIHEIGIPEALVNSINNMPEEMQPHFYKNIVLTGGNTLFPGFRDRVYKEVRSLTPTDFQVSVLQPPNPISYPWEGGKLLAENPDFDEMVVTREDYEENGHFICEEKFDI; via the exons ATGACCACTTTAGTTCTTGATAACGGAGCTTATTCGGCCAAAATTGGATACAGCCACGAAAAAGTCAG CGTCATCCCAAATTGTCAGTTTCGCTCCAAGACGTCAAGGCTGAAGACTTTTACCGCCAACCAACTGGATGAAATCAAGGATCCCTCAGGACTTTTCTACATTCTCCCTTTCCAAAAG GGTTACCTTGTTAATTGGGATGTCCAAAGAAAAGTGTGGGATCACCTCTTTGGAAAGGAAATGTTTAAG GTGGACTTTGCAGACACCAGTGTAGTGATCACAGAGCCCTACTTCAACTTCACCTCCATTCAGGAGTCCATGAATGAGATCCTGTTTGAGGAATACCAATTCCAAGCAGCTCTCAGAATTAATG CTGGATCCCTGAGCGCCCACCGCTACTTCCAGATGAACAACCAGGAGCTGTGCTGCATCGTGGTGGACAGTggcttctccttcacccacatAGTCCCCTACTGCAGGGGGAAGAAAATGAAGGATGGGATATGCAG GATCAACGTAGGAGGCAAGCTActgaccaatcatttgaaggaGATTATTTCATATAG GCAGTTGCATGTCATGGATGAGACCCATGTGATCAATCAGGTGAAAGAGGATGTGTGCTATGTATCCCAGGATTTCTACAAGGACATGGATATAGCACA GTTAAAAGGAGAGGACAACACAGTGATGAGAGATTATGTGCTACCAGATTTCAGCTCCATCAAGAAGGGCTTTTGCAAG CCAAGAGAggagatgaacttcacagggaAATACAAGACTGGAGAGCAGATCCTGCGCTTGGCCAATGAGAGGTTTGCCGTCCCAGAGATGCTCTTTCACCCCTCAGACATCGGCATCCATGAGATCGGCATCCCTGAAGCGCTAGTCAACTCCATCAACAACATGCCAGAGG AGATGCAGCCCCACTTCTACAAGAACATTGTCCTCACTGGGGGTAACACATTGTTCCCAGGGTTCAGAGATCGGGTGTACAAAGAGGTCCGCTCCCTCACCCCCACCGACTTCCAGGTTTCTGTGCTGCAGCCACCCAA TCCAATCTCCTACCCATGGGAAGGAGGCAAGCTCCTGGCAGAAAACCCAGACTTTGATGAGATGGTGGTCACTCGCGAAGACTATGAGGAGAATGGACATTTCATTTGTGAAGAAAAGTTTGATATCTAA
- the LOC109867543 gene encoding E3 ubiquitin-protein ligase Hakai isoform X3 encodes MREDTDLQGTDGSGILGGPDVRRRIPIKLISKQPVRNKAVNHSQRPLSRLPSKTQSNDEEGFGFKQEDRFERKSGDALGNQRRFPQPVFWDYKLNLVGKKDDTPVHFCEICGLPIKLYGRMIPCKHVFCYDCALLHEKKMEKMCPGLTLYSCTDPVQRIEQCLRGLLYMCSIVPGCKRTYLSQRDLQAHVNHRHMRASKAAGGGILPRLEPLHPQLASEPPDHFRRLPLPPLAKGHPLIPPQLQGHDPYGQPPPASPSTPSSELGPSGLHRPPLGQETFRIATLTTRKHSNLITVPIQDDSGDSPLPQSAQGMPPPHQHQGDYPGQPHHLMALPPQQQHYGPPPQPPPTLSHPMQHLPQGSGTPHLVYNQVPPMSSGLPPITPPPGHIMGQMPPYMNHPPPPGPLPQHSGPPVNTPPPHHYNPSSMQQDRGTLSPPFNQPGGLSPGMWPAPRGTHPQRMPGPPPHGQMPGPPQHPDQSRYHPYYQ; translated from the exons atgagagaag ACACTGATCTACAAGGCACTGATGGTTCAGGCATTCTTGGGGGCCCTGATGTACGCAGACGGATCCCCATTAAGCTGATATCCAAGCAGCCAGTCAGAAACAAGGCTGTTAACCACTCACAGAGACCCTTAAGCAGACTGCCCTCCAAAACCCAGTCTAATGATGAAG AGGGCTTTGGGTTCAAGCAGGAAGATAGATTTGAGCGCAAGTCTGGAGATGCGTTAGGCAACCAGAGGAGGTTCCCTCAGCCCGTGTTCTGGGACTACAAA CTGAATCTGGTTGGCAAAAAGGACGACACGCCAGTTCATTTCTGTGAGATATGTGGCCTTCCCATAAAGCTCTATGGACGCATG ATTCCCTGCAAGCATGTATTTTGCTATGATTGTGCCCTGCTCCATGAGAAGAAGATGGAAAAGATGTGTCCAGG TCTCACCCTATACAGCTGCACAGATCCGGTCCAGCGGATCGAGCAGTGCCTGCGGGGCCTCCTCTACATGTGCAGCATCGTTCCGGGCTGCAAGCGCACCTACTTGTCCCAGCGCGACCTGCAGGCCCATGTCAACCACCGACACATGAGGGCATCCAAGGCTGCAGGAGGGGGCATTCTACCACGCCTTGAGCCCTTGCATCCACAACTGGCCTCAGAGCCACCTGACCACTTCCGTCGACTACCACTGCCCCCCTTGGCCAAAGGACACCCCCTCATACCCCCACAGCTGCAGGGACACGACCCCTATGGTCAGCCCCCTCCCGCCTCTCCGTCAACCCCCTCCTCTGAACTGGGCCCCTCTGGTCTCCATCGCCCCCCACTGGGTCAGGAGACGTTCCGCATTGCCACGTTGACTACTCGCAAGCACAGCAACCTCATCACTGTGCCCATTCAGGATGACTCTGGGGACTCGCCCCTTCCCCAGTCTGCCCAGGGCATGCCCCCTCCCCACCAGCATCAGGGAGACTACCCTGGCCAGCCCCACCACCTGATGGCCCTCCCACCCCAGCAGCAGCACTACGGCCCACCCCCTCAGCCGCCACCCACCCTCAGCCACCCTATGCAGCACCTGCCTCAGGGCTCCGGGACGCCTCATCTGGTCTACAACCAGGTCCCTCCCATGTCCTCAGGCCTGCCTCCTATCACCCCACCACCCGGACACATCATGGGCCAGATGCCTCCCTACATGAACCACCCACCTCCCCCAGGCCCCCTGCCCCAACACAGTGGTCCTCCTGTTAACACGCCCCCTCCCCACCACTACAATCCAAGCTCCATGCAGCAGGATCGGGGCACTCTTAGCCCGCCCTTTAATCAGCCCGGGGGACTGAGCCCAGGGATGTGGCCAGCCCCCAGGGGCACTCACCCGCAACGCATGCCGGGGCCCCCACCCCATGGCCAGATGCCTGGTCCTCCCCAGCACCCAGACCAGTCCCGCTACCACCCTTACTATCAGTAA